Genomic window (Theileria annulata chromosome 4, complete sequence, *** SEQUENCING IN PROGRESS ***):
TCATTAAAGCTTTCAATTTGTTGGTGTACTAGTCCGTGttcattaaaaaatgaacctaattattaaatttcatcgttaatataatttataaataaatctcaatatactaattaacaaaaattaagtaattaaaattatcttttCATATACCTATGACCTTCCAGGTATCTTCTTctgtaaaattttcatcatcacGCTTTAAATATTGAGAGTGATCGAGATCCTGTTcgatattatatttttctgGTGAATATTCGGAATAGGTGCTGGTGATAAGTTGAGATTCTAAGAATAACATTAGTTTATTGGATTTTAAACAAACCTGATAACCTTTCCGATCCAGAAACATGTTGTGTGgtagaaaaataaaaatcaGAATCCAtctatattttaaatattcaataaaaGTCCATTTGATATTGGTATTGTTGCCTCCCCACCATCATCTCgacaaaataatatttactTTACTTTAATTTGTTTCTAGAAACCAAAacacaaatttattagctttgtaatttatttgtatttctTTTGATTCTTGATATAAATTGAGATACATAAAGTTTTAAAGGAAAAAACATCTATGTACTTTTTAATATAAGATTATTAGAACAAacttatttaaattagataataaaaatggaCAACACCAATGTGGCTTATCAGAGAAAGAATCGTGTTTTATCGGATTCTTCTAATAGGCTTAAAACACTTGTAAAAGGTGATCAcgaagatgatgaagacGAATTGAAGAGTGTTCCAACATTAGATACAGATAAAAAGGATTCTAAAGCATTAGAAAAAAGTAAACCTAACACGAATGTTGATACTGTTGATGATACAGAAGAAGTTGTTGAGGAAGGAGACCCGAATACAGTTCGTTTATATGGATACTTACAGTTACATTTGTATTTCTTTGCTTTGTTATTCGGAGGGTTTGTTTGCTACTTGAGGCAACATGAGGCATTAACAGAATACTATCCGAGGTTTTTGAAGAATTTCTACCTTTTGTTGAAGAAAAAAAACGCACATCTAGTTCCAGAATATGGGTTCAAATTTTGGACCGATCTTAGTGATAAAACGAAAAAGACTATAGTAAGATATTTCAGCTATGGaacaatttttttaaaccTCTATCCAGTTCTAACTTCTCCTTCCAAGCCAAAGAAGAACAAAGATGGAGAAGTTATACCTGATCCTCAAAGAGATGCTCAAGTAGTGTTCAACAAGACTGTTATCAAGTATGGCTCTTCCTTTTTCAGAACGCTCTCCGCCACGCTTTTTTGTGGATTATTAGGTTATGATTTGGCCTACAACCTACCATATCTCAAGACGCTCTTTaccaaaaaataattttctgACAACACACAGATTAtattctaaaaaaatactttatactattaaaaaatatattatattattctgTATTTTATAGCATCATTGTTTTCTTACATGTAGCTATTATTAGTTGATGTTGTACCTTCAGCACTATTAACTCAAGTTATgagaaatatatattttccaaaatcCTCTCAATTTCTCtccaaatttatttcaaaatgagaaaatattaattttaattttttaatatggTTTCAAGCAAATCCTTGTTAAAGGATCAAGTGTATGTTATAGCTGCATAAATATACATTAcaacaataatatttgaatCATCGATATTTTTAGGCTCCCATCGACACAACAAGACTTGGAAGAGGATAAACATGGAGAGAATCACTTAGAGGGCAAAGGATCCTACCTGAAAACTGCAGTTTTCGGAGGACTAGATGGTATGTGATCAATTTtccaataaaattaatttaggGGTCCTCACAATGTTTGCCGTTGTTTCTGGAGCAGTTGGAGCTGCAGTTACACCGCAAAAGATCCTTTCCCTATCGCTTGGAAGCCTTCTTGCTTCAGCGTTTTCGATGGCATACGGTGAATACATAAGTACGAAAGCGGAATTGGATTTTGTGAACTCAGAAAAGGCTCGAGAGGAATTgttagttaatttaaaataatttataaatttagtgAGATTTTGAATTGCCCTGAGGTTGAGCAGAAGGAGATGTTTGACATATATACAAAACGGTACAACTTCTCAAAATCAGAAGCAAATACACTGGTCGAAGTTTCTTTTAAGAAAAAGGTTTGGATTAAACTTTATAAGCTCTTTTAGGATTTCTTCCTCAAACATATGATGGTCGAAGAGTTAGGAATTATGCTTGAGTCAACAGAGTCAACGCCCTTGAAAAAAAGTTAGTACTTTTAGACCAAATAATCatgtttatttttgtattagaaactaattttactaataggcaaaaataaattttttaattttaactaataaatgTTATTCAGGCCTCATGATGGCATTAAGTTTCATAGTAATGGGATTATTCCCCCTAGTTGGCTACCTATTCC
Coding sequences:
- a CDS encoding uncharacterized protein (Tap349h10.p1c.cand.124 - score = 17.74;~SMART 3 transmembrane domains at aa 85-104, 152-169 and 205-227;~3 probable transmembrane helices predicted for TA07930 by TMHMM2.0 at aa 85-104, 152-169 and 205-227), with amino-acid sequence MDNTNVAYQRKNRVLSDSSNRLKTLVKGDHEDDEDELKSVPTLDTDKKDSKALEKSKPNTNVDTVDDTEEVVEEGDPNTVRLYGYLQLHLYFFALLFGGFVCYLRQHEALTEYYPRFLKNFYLLLKKKNAHLVPEYGFKFWTDLSDKTKKTIVRYFSYGTIFLNLYPVLTSPSKPKKNKDGEVIPDPQRDAQVVFNKTVIKYGSSFFRTLSATLFCGLLGYDLAYNLPYLKTLFTKK
- a CDS encoding uncharacterized protein (Tap349h10.p1c.cand.125 - score = 25.97;~SMART 4 transmembrane domains at aa 39-61, 68-90, 175-197 and 204-226;~4 probable transmembrane helices predicted for TA07935 by TMHMM2.0 at aa 39-61, 68-90, 175-197 and 204-226), whose protein sequence is MVSSKSLLKDQVLPSTQQDLEEDKHGENHLEGKGSYLKTAVFGGLDGVLTMFAVVSGAVGAAVTPQKILSLSLGSLLASAFSMAYGEYISTKAELDFVNSEKAREEFEILNCPEVEQKEMFDIYTKRYNFSKSEANTLVEVSFKKKDFFLKHMMVEELGIMLESTESTPLKKSLMMALSFIVMGLFPLVGYLFLVLFGKEETDGEFFTFLFTVIFSVLGSALLGYFKGKILETERVPLSVLHDAQRVRSRANFISDWVVNISYVKLRVSRSWIRTEEML